A genomic window from Rhizobium sp. EC-SD404 includes:
- a CDS encoding tetratricopeptide repeat protein, translating to MNARAAALALTVSLMLASSALAQNWQILDGARPGEPTGAVSPAEPFAAEEQPVPVQEPPVVAQAPAPPQASADQPMPVIDETALRYFASQGDTRRLEIEIARLRALYPQWTPPADPLAVPENVDSLLEAIWMLYSQGRFAEARQAIAARQMNDPNWEPPVDLLDRLTLAEARERLVNASNLDQYETVIRIGSSNPGLLTCSEVDVLWRVAESFAKTERQPRARDAYRYVLTNCDDTAERLATMQNASQLLNPEMRDELLALERFDDAGAGEFAPVRDNIARDALVAAGEDDTIVVDAETLARVERLAREGDGASDARLLGWYYLGTDDAQTAEQWFRMAFEREAEGDAAEGLALALIDLDRFADAEEAIYPYRDESEERRGVYLAAAANLLAIEPRVALSTDVLTRIVGEVAEARNAPAAQQLGWYARAYGQHETAGQWFSSALQFDPEDEASAYGLALTRFQLADTSGLAELKRLWAGRSERIVLVGTPQAQAAPAAPVLASAASPAVAPASAPAQAAPVATAEPMAAPLAYAAEQSVQPVQEAAPAMAAAPRPRPVQRQAAAPAPTGCTQTLNPESLSPASALSRGWCLMDINRPLEAAKAFDVALRGQGDTARDAAYGQSLAYLRAGLVDEAAVAAASAPMTSERAGEIQANILSERASGAFEQRRYVETLMALDQRAQIAPERNDLMVLRGYAYLNLRRYGDAERVFQAVAGTGNRDGLRGLAAVREQTGRQR from the coding sequence ATGAACGCGCGTGCTGCCGCCCTCGCCTTGACGGTCAGCTTGATGCTGGCGTCGTCGGCGCTGGCGCAAAACTGGCAAATTCTCGATGGTGCGCGTCCGGGCGAACCGACGGGCGCAGTCTCGCCGGCGGAACCCTTCGCCGCGGAAGAGCAACCTGTTCCCGTGCAGGAGCCGCCTGTCGTTGCGCAGGCTCCGGCTCCGCCACAGGCGTCCGCAGACCAGCCGATGCCCGTCATCGACGAAACGGCTCTTCGCTATTTCGCCAGCCAGGGCGATACGCGTCGGCTGGAAATCGAGATCGCCCGCCTGCGGGCTCTCTATCCGCAATGGACACCGCCCGCCGATCCCCTCGCCGTGCCGGAGAACGTCGATTCTCTGCTCGAAGCGATCTGGATGCTCTATTCGCAAGGGCGGTTCGCCGAGGCACGCCAGGCGATCGCCGCGCGCCAGATGAACGATCCAAACTGGGAGCCGCCGGTCGACCTTCTCGACCGGTTGACGCTGGCCGAAGCGCGCGAGCGCCTGGTCAACGCGTCCAATCTCGATCAGTACGAAACCGTCATCCGCATCGGATCCTCGAATCCGGGCCTTTTGACCTGCAGCGAAGTCGACGTCCTGTGGCGGGTCGCCGAGTCCTTTGCAAAGACTGAGCGTCAGCCCAGGGCGCGCGATGCCTATCGGTACGTTTTGACCAATTGCGACGACACGGCGGAACGTCTTGCCACGATGCAGAACGCCTCGCAGTTGCTGAACCCGGAAATGCGGGACGAACTGCTGGCGCTGGAGCGTTTCGATGACGCCGGCGCCGGAGAATTTGCGCCGGTGCGCGACAACATTGCCCGCGATGCGCTGGTTGCAGCCGGCGAGGACGATACGATCGTGGTCGACGCGGAAACGCTCGCCCGCGTGGAGCGGCTGGCACGCGAAGGCGATGGGGCGAGCGATGCGCGGCTTCTCGGCTGGTACTATCTGGGCACGGACGATGCGCAGACGGCCGAGCAATGGTTTCGCATGGCTTTCGAGCGTGAAGCGGAAGGCGACGCGGCTGAAGGCTTGGCGCTGGCGCTCATCGACCTCGACCGTTTCGCAGATGCGGAGGAAGCCATTTATCCCTATCGCGATGAAAGCGAAGAGCGACGCGGCGTCTATCTCGCGGCTGCGGCGAACCTGCTGGCCATCGAGCCGCGTGTCGCGCTGAGCACTGATGTTCTAACGCGCATCGTCGGCGAAGTCGCCGAGGCGCGCAACGCGCCGGCAGCCCAGCAGCTTGGCTGGTACGCCCGGGCCTATGGCCAGCATGAGACGGCGGGCCAGTGGTTTTCAAGCGCCCTGCAGTTCGATCCCGAGGATGAAGCGTCTGCCTACGGTCTTGCTCTCACGCGGTTCCAGCTTGCCGACACGTCGGGTCTGGCCGAACTGAAGCGGTTGTGGGCCGGGCGCTCGGAGCGCATCGTGCTCGTCGGCACGCCGCAGGCGCAGGCCGCCCCTGCCGCACCCGTTCTCGCATCTGCTGCTTCTCCCGCCGTTGCTCCTGCTTCTGCTCCTGCCCAAGCCGCTCCCGTTGCGACCGCCGAGCCCATGGCCGCGCCTCTGGCCTATGCCGCTGAGCAATCTGTGCAGCCGGTGCAGGAGGCTGCGCCGGCCATGGCCGCCGCACCGCGGCCAAGGCCAGTGCAGCGGCAGGCTGCCGCGCCCGCACCAACAGGCTGCACGCAAACGCTCAATCCTGAATCGCTGTCGCCCGCCTCGGCCCTATCGCGCGGCTGGTGCCTGATGGACATCAACCGCCCGCTCGAAGCCGCCAAGGCCTTCGACGTCGCGCTGCGCGGCCAAGGCGACACGGCCAGGGATGCCGCCTATGGCCAAAGCCTCGCCTATCTGCGCGCCGGCCTTGTCGACGAGGCGGCCGTTGCAGCTGCGAGTGCGCCGATGACGTCCGAGCGCGCAGGTGAAATCCAGGCCAACATCCTTTCGGAGCGCGCTTCCGGCGCCTTCGAGCAGCGCCGCTACGTCGAAACGCTGATGGCGCTCGATCAGCGCGCGCAGATCGCGCCGGAGCGCAACGATCTGATGGTTCTGCGTGGCTACGCCTATTTGAACCTCAGGCGCTACGGCGATGCGGAGCGCGTGTTCCAGGCCGTTGCCGGGACCGGCAACCGGGACGGGCTTCGGGGTCTTGCGGCGGTTCGCGAACAGACGGGCAGGCAGCGGTAA
- a CDS encoding glycosyl hydrolase family 8, giving the protein MSRHVVVAAFLALITGPAMSQSMPSVSEAEWSLYSNRFVTQEGRVLDDANDGISHSEGQGYGLLLAQIAGARADFERIWTFTRNELLLRDDGLAAWKWQADETPNVTDINNATDGDILIAYALARAGAGWEDPRLVEAATRMAEAIGTHLTFEHEGQLLLSPGVTGFSAEEREDGPVVNLSYWVFEAFPVLAGLAPNTDWEAIGRSGVALAAKARFSDRRLPPDWLSLAGEPKPAEGFPAEFSYNALRIPLYLMRSGMGDADYLSGLRDGMVGDNGQLDLIDLTTGDVTEELTDAGYRIIPAMIACVVDDVAIERDLLTFAPTVYYPSTLHLLALSHLRENYVGCIE; this is encoded by the coding sequence TTGAGCCGCCATGTCGTTGTCGCCGCTTTTCTCGCACTCATCACCGGGCCAGCAATGAGCCAGAGCATGCCCTCTGTCAGCGAGGCCGAATGGTCGCTCTACAGCAACCGTTTCGTCACGCAGGAGGGCCGCGTGCTCGACGATGCCAATGACGGCATCAGCCACAGCGAGGGCCAGGGCTACGGGCTCCTGCTGGCACAGATCGCCGGCGCGCGAGCCGACTTCGAACGGATATGGACGTTCACGCGAAACGAGCTTCTGCTGCGCGACGACGGACTGGCTGCCTGGAAATGGCAGGCGGACGAAACGCCGAATGTGACCGACATCAACAATGCCACCGATGGCGACATTCTTATCGCCTACGCACTCGCAAGAGCGGGTGCCGGGTGGGAGGATCCGAGACTCGTCGAGGCCGCGACGCGCATGGCGGAAGCGATCGGCACCCATCTGACATTCGAGCACGAGGGCCAGTTGTTGCTCTCGCCCGGCGTCACCGGGTTTTCCGCCGAGGAGCGCGAGGATGGGCCGGTCGTCAATCTCTCCTATTGGGTTTTCGAGGCATTCCCGGTTCTCGCCGGCCTCGCCCCGAACACGGATTGGGAAGCGATCGGGCGCAGCGGCGTCGCGCTTGCGGCAAAGGCGCGCTTCTCCGACCGTCGGCTGCCACCGGACTGGCTGTCGCTGGCGGGCGAGCCGAAACCCGCGGAAGGATTTCCGGCGGAATTCAGTTACAATGCCTTGCGAATCCCGCTCTATCTGATGCGAAGCGGGATGGGAGACGCGGATTATCTGAGCGGACTGCGCGACGGTATGGTGGGTGACAACGGGCAACTGGACTTGATCGATCTGACGACGGGCGACGTGACGGAAGAGCTGACCGATGCCGGCTATCGGATCATTCCCGCAATGATCGCATGTGTGGTCGACGACGTTGCGATCGAACGGGATTTGCTGACCTTCGCGCCGACAGTCTATTATCCCTCGACGCTCCATCTCCTGGCACTTTCGCATCTGCGCGAGAACTATGTGGGGTGCATCGAATGA
- a CDS encoding cellulose biosynthesis cyclic di-GMP-binding regulatory protein BcsB has product MTRAAIALVAMLCAVDAHAQGTPFDMSPERPAVEEDVAPEPLPPVPATPEPTTPEPAPPEPATPEPAEQPSTTAPNNQSDADLAEPAPPAPETSVDADTLRYLLPEPMLRLNGEGDRRNWAVYLTEAQAASPVRLNVGYRNAVVVAPEASRLSVSINGVSVLHESIQAPGDTGELTVDLAAGLLQPGRNELSVQAIQRHRTDCSIESTYELWTELDGARTFLAFPSSDEIGLTNVEDLRALSGDMNGSADIAIIAPVLASSDIGAELLRLTQAIALSSNFPDPQFSIATTDDGLIESPDLRVFAGAAADIAEMAGIDATQIGGPTLMLVDGESGASPILIVTGQNQQEWLTAVTQIAQQVDRPAGAPREFLSTEATWTPNAPMIYEGRSISFADLGIGSEQFAGRRYARSFQFAVPSDFYAGSYGQARILLDAAYTGAVLPGGLINVYVNGNIATSVAMTARRGAVLRQFPIKVTMEHFKPGVNTVLFEVDLLTRDDEVCAPGATTDTTPRFAIFDTSQFVLPDFARIGQIPNLAAVAGTGYPYNQAQEPVPLVIGRGSTASLSAAANFMARMSLASGRIVPTQLVMSAEIARDQNAIFFGTPASIAGNVLTQVGIDAQAATSWAPARSTGQIGSPDAGEPAPVTMEAWRGQMQAGWIARTIESTRNWASETFNITGDMLRFAPQEDAPFVPAEGDTMVVAQSINPSGTGTWTVVTAPDEAGMQLGARELVRSTNWDQLAGHLTVFTADGLPGRVLNSSRMSLIESQPPSFFNYRLIVANWLSSNILSYALALVFVCIIVGATTSGLLSRLGRRR; this is encoded by the coding sequence CAGCCGTCGAGGAGGATGTAGCACCCGAACCATTGCCGCCCGTGCCCGCAACGCCGGAACCAACGACGCCGGAACCGGCACCACCAGAACCTGCGACACCCGAACCAGCCGAGCAGCCCTCCACGACTGCGCCGAACAATCAGTCCGATGCGGATTTGGCGGAGCCGGCCCCGCCTGCCCCTGAAACATCCGTTGACGCAGACACGCTGCGCTATCTTTTGCCCGAGCCCATGTTGAGGCTCAATGGAGAAGGCGACCGACGCAACTGGGCTGTCTATTTGACGGAGGCCCAGGCCGCATCACCCGTTCGGCTGAACGTCGGCTACCGCAACGCCGTGGTCGTGGCTCCCGAAGCTTCCCGTCTGTCGGTCTCGATCAATGGTGTATCGGTGCTCCACGAGAGTATTCAGGCGCCAGGAGACACGGGCGAATTGACCGTCGATCTGGCGGCTGGGCTGCTGCAACCGGGGCGCAACGAGCTATCCGTCCAGGCGATCCAACGTCATCGGACCGATTGCAGCATCGAATCCACCTACGAGCTCTGGACCGAGCTCGACGGAGCGCGAACGTTTCTGGCATTCCCGTCATCCGATGAGATCGGCCTGACCAACGTCGAGGATCTGCGCGCGCTCAGCGGCGACATGAACGGCAGCGCGGATATCGCGATCATCGCGCCTGTTCTGGCCAGCAGCGACATCGGCGCCGAACTTTTGCGGCTGACCCAGGCAATCGCTCTGTCCTCCAACTTCCCCGATCCGCAATTTTCGATCGCCACCACCGATGATGGACTGATCGAAAGCCCCGACCTTCGCGTATTTGCAGGTGCGGCGGCCGATATCGCGGAAATGGCTGGGATCGATGCGACGCAGATCGGCGGACCGACGCTCATGTTGGTCGATGGCGAATCCGGCGCTTCGCCGATATTGATCGTGACCGGCCAGAACCAGCAGGAATGGCTGACGGCCGTCACCCAAATTGCTCAGCAGGTCGACCGGCCGGCAGGCGCTCCTCGGGAATTTCTGTCGACCGAGGCAACCTGGACGCCAAACGCACCGATGATTTACGAAGGCCGCTCGATCAGCTTTGCGGATCTCGGCATCGGATCGGAACAGTTTGCAGGCCGCCGCTACGCCCGCTCGTTTCAGTTCGCCGTGCCGTCGGACTTCTATGCCGGCTCATATGGGCAGGCGCGGATCCTGCTCGACGCCGCCTATACGGGCGCCGTTCTGCCGGGCGGGCTCATCAACGTCTATGTCAATGGCAACATCGCGACTTCGGTCGCCATGACCGCGCGGCGCGGGGCGGTCCTTCGCCAGTTTCCCATCAAGGTCACGATGGAACACTTCAAGCCGGGCGTGAACACGGTGCTGTTCGAGGTCGATCTTCTGACACGTGACGACGAGGTCTGCGCCCCTGGCGCCACCACCGATACGACCCCGCGTTTCGCAATTTTCGACACGTCGCAATTCGTTCTTCCGGACTTCGCGCGCATCGGACAGATTCCCAATCTCGCTGCTGTCGCCGGAACTGGTTATCCCTACAATCAGGCTCAAGAACCGGTGCCGCTGGTGATCGGTCGCGGATCCACTGCGAGCCTCTCGGCTGCAGCCAATTTCATGGCGCGTATGTCGCTTGCCAGCGGGCGCATCGTGCCGACCCAACTGGTCATGTCGGCCGAAATCGCCCGCGATCAGAATGCAATCTTCTTCGGCACGCCGGCGAGCATCGCCGGCAATGTGCTGACACAGGTGGGCATCGATGCTCAGGCTGCCACAAGTTGGGCGCCGGCGCGTTCGACAGGCCAGATCGGTAGCCCCGATGCCGGAGAACCCGCTCCGGTGACGATGGAGGCCTGGCGCGGCCAGATGCAAGCCGGATGGATCGCCCGCACGATCGAATCCACGCGCAACTGGGCATCGGAAACCTTCAACATTACCGGCGACATGCTGCGCTTTGCGCCGCAGGAGGACGCCCCCTTCGTGCCCGCCGAAGGCGACACGATGGTGGTGGCTCAAAGCATCAATCCCTCTGGTACGGGCACCTGGACGGTCGTGACTGCGCCGGATGAGGCCGGCATGCAATTGGGCGCACGCGAACTCGTGCGCAGCACAAACTGGGACCAGCTCGCGGGGCACCTCACCGTCTTCACAGCGGACGGTCTACCGGGACGGGTACTGAATTCCAGCAGGATGTCGCTGATAGAGTCGCAACCGCCATCTTTCTTCAATTACCGCCTTATCGTCGCGAACTGGCTTTCTTCGAACATCTTGTCCTATGCGCTTGCACTGGTTTTCGTGTGCATCATCGTCGGGGCTACGACGTCGGGCCTGCTTTCTCGGCTTGGGAGACGCCGTTGA